In Pyricularia oryzae 70-15 chromosome 2, whole genome shotgun sequence, one genomic interval encodes:
- a CDS encoding chloride channel protein 3 produces the protein MSSQRGRQDAEDTGRRTIRLEIDRDLEIQRATMSQPASPTSTRRQRRHYPGSKGPSRGTSMSRQPDERSPLLSGPPAQYSHLRLPSSHGTPRSPHLSREQSYTFATRHHHRGNSFTTRLFHALADRQESSMADSKGASGADERVWYDQFTSTDWVRDNIADAYRVKALMSRKDFWGRIYVLFDGAQGWILSAVVGVTVAILAYIINVSEVTLFDLKYGYCARAWYLSEKQCCPHGDCIDFRLWDEIMQGYPFGYLGTDYAVYICAVVFFAVLACLLTLQTKTVVPSAYRLTTLDEDLGVDPAHASEPPHDPHDDSGSANLTPPPALAKEKNLNPPMIYYSAAGSGVAEVRVILSGFVLHGFLGAKTLLIKSAGLILSVASGLSLGKEGPYVHIATCVGNIACRLFAKYDYNDAKRREVLSAAAAAGVAVAFGAPLSGVLFGLEEVAYFFPAKTLFRTFFCCITAALTLKFLNPYGTHKIVMFQVHYKQDWEYFEIFSFILIGVLGGAAGAMFIKASRRWAQSFRRVPVVKQHPLLEVVLVALITGLIGYWNVLTKLPVAKLLYNLAAPCDDTDNNLEELGICPDNRDDIGATITRLFGAFLVKGFLTIVTFGIKVPAGIYVPSMVVGGLMGRIIGHCVQWFVLTTHTWTIWGTCSQVGDASCIQPGVYALIAAGATMCGVTRLSVTLAVILFELTGSLDYVLPFSLSVLVAKWTADAIEPLSVYDLLTNMNSYPYLNNKHKPIFTSDLGDIVPRIRRERIIDITNSPLVAAVSLRDKLNVLHQRGELDGGLPIVRDGTLVGLIPAPDLEFALDNLEDEESAMCLMADVPSVDDDDDGEPDPSDLTRYIDPAPVALDIRSPLDLVYECFVKLGLRYICVLRDGKFAGIAHKKTFVKYIRDLEEREGATPR, from the exons ATGTCTAGTCAAAGGGGACGGCAAGATGCCGAAGACACGGGCCGGCGCACCATCCGCCTAGAGATCGATAGGGACTTGGAAATCCAGCGGGCGACAATGTCTCAACCAGCGTCGCCCACATCGACTCGCCGACAGCGCAGGCACTATCCGGGTAGCAAGGGGCCCAGCAGAGGAACTTCAATGTCCCGCCAGCCCGACGAGAGGTCGCCGCTGCTGTCAGGTCCGCCTGCTCAGTATTCGCACCTCCGCCTACCCAGCTCGCACGGCACACCACGATCCCCCCACCTCTCTCGAGAGCAAAGCTACACCTTTGCGACGCGGCATCACCACCGCGGCAACTCCTTCACAACACGACTCTTCCATGCCTTGGCGGATCGCCAAGAGTCGAGCATGGCCGACTCCAAGGGCGCCAGCGGCGCAGACGAGCGGGTGTGGTACGATCAGTTCACGTCGACCGACTGGGTCCGGGACAACATAGCAGACGCTTATCGGGTGAAGGCTCTCATGTCGCGGAAGGACTTTTGGGGGCGCATATATGTTCTGTTTGATGGTGCACAAGGCTGGATCTTGAGTGCCGTGGTGGGTGTCACTGTGGCTATACTGGCCTACATAATCAACGTCAGCGAGGTGACACTTTTTGACCTGAAATACGGCTACTGTGCTCGCGCTTGGTACTTGTCTGAGAAGCAGTGCTGTCCTCACGGTGACTGCATCGACTTCAGACTCTGGGACGAGATAATGCAGGGCTACCCGTTTGGCTACCTCGGAACCGACTACGCCGTCTACATCTGCGCCGTGGTCTTTTTCGCCGTTCTGGCTTGTCTGCTTACCCTCCAGACAAAGACGGTCGTGCCGTCGGCATACAGGCTGACGACACTGGATGAAGACCTGGGTGTCGACCCGGCGCATGCTTCTGAGCCTCCTCACGACCCACACGACGACAGCGGCAGCGCCAATTTGACTCCGCccccggccttggccaaggagaagaaTCTGAACCCTCCCATGATTTACTACTCGGCTGCTGGAAGTGGCGTGGCCGAAGTCCGCGTTATCCTCAGCGGCTTCGTTCTCCACGGGTTCTTGGGAGCTAAAACATTGCTAATCAAGTCTGCTGGCCTCATTCTCAGTGTGGCGTCAGGTTTGAGTTTGGGTAAAGAGGGTCCTTATGTTCACATAGCAACCTGTGTGGGCAACATTGCATGTCGTCTTTTTGCAAAATACGACTACAACGATGCCAAGAGGCGTGAGGTtctgtcggcggcggcggcggcaggtgTTGCAGTTGCATTCGGTGCTCCCCTGAGCGGTGTACTCTTTGGACTTGAGGAGGTGGCCTACTTCTTCCCAGCCAAGACGCTCTTTCGCACCTTCTTCTGCTGCATAACCGCAGCACTCACCCTCAAGTTTCTGAATCCTTATGGTACCCACAAGATCGTCATGTTCCAAGTTCATTACAAGCAGGATTGGGAGTATTTTGAGATCTTCAGCTTCATTCTCATTGGTGTATTGGGCGGCGCCGCCGGTGCCATGTTCATCAAGGCTTCACGCCGTTGGGCTCAGTCCTTCCGCCGAGTTCCAGTCGTCAAGCAGCACCCGTTACTCGAAGTTGTGCTGGTGGCACTGATCACGGGCCTGATTGGCTACTGGAACGTGCTCACGAAGCTGCCTGTGGCTAAGCTCTTGTACAACCTCGCCGCGCCTTGTGACGACACGGATAACAACCTGGAGGAGCTCGGTATCTGCCCCGACAACCGTGACGATATTGGAGCTACCATCACTAGACTGTTCGGTGCATTCTTGGTCAAGGGATTCCTTACCATTGTGACTTTTGGCATT AAAGTTCCAGCAGGCATCTACGTGCCATCTATGGTTGTTGGTGGCCTCATGGGTCGAATAATTGGACATTGCGTCCAATGGTTTGTGCTCACTACCCACACTTGGACGATTTGGGGAACCTGCTCCCAGGTTGGCGATGCGAGCTGCATACAGCCGGGAGTCTATGCGCTGATTGCCGCAGGTGCCACCATGTGCGGTGTCACTCGTCTCTCCGTCACCCTTGCGGTAATTCTGTTTGAGTTGACGGGCAGCCTGGACTATGTGTTGCCTTTCTCCCTCTCTGTCCTGGTGGCCAAATGGACGGCTGATGCCATTGAGCCTCTGAGTGTTTAC GACCTTTTGACCAACATGAACTCATACCCGTATCTCAACAACAAGCACAAGCCCATCTTCACATCTGACCTTGGAGATATTGTCCCTCGCATAAGGCGCGAGAGGATTATCGACATCACAAACTCGCCGCTCGTCGCTGCCGTCAGCCTGCGCGACAAACTCAACGTTCTACACCAGAGGGGAGAGCTTGACGGCGGACTACCCATCGTGCGTGACGGGACACTGGTTGGGCTCATCCCTGCACCAGATCTCGAGTTTGCCCTGGACAAcctcgaggatgaggagtcAGCCATGTGCTTGATGGCCGATGTGCCTAGcgttgatgacgatgacgatggggAGCCTGACCCCTCGGACTTGACACGTTATATTGATCCG GCACCTGTTGCACTTGACATCAGATCACCACTGGATCTGGTCTACGAGTGCTTCGTCAAGCTCGGCTTGAGGTATATTTGTGTGCTTCGCGATGGCAAATTTGCCGGAATC GCACACAAGAAAACATTTGTGAAATATATTCGCGATCTGGAAGAGCGGGAGGGTGCCACACCGAGGTAA